The Cryptomeria japonica chromosome 6, Sugi_1.0, whole genome shotgun sequence genomic interval tatatatataatatatttacagGTGTTGGTATTGAGTGGAGTGGAGTGTGGATGTTGCTTCTCATTTTTTCATTCTAGTGGTagagaatttgtgctcttgaaagagaggtcacaagttcaaatctcacaaAGAGGCAAGGTGTGTACATCTCGTTTGTAGTGTAGCTAGGTACCTCCTAcaaggagtacgaggtagtcccataTTGCTCTAACCCATCTGTTTGCCATTGACTTAACGATCAGAGGATTGCGGATACTTATGGAGTTTTGCTAATATGAGGGTACCACGTAAGAGCTAATTTTCAATATTTATAAGAAAAGATGGGTGAGCAGTATGGGACAAATATCTACTTGCACCTTAACAAGATGCAATGGTTAGAGCGATAGTAAGATATGGTTTAGGTAATATATTGGAGGGCATTAAAAGTTGGAAGAGCCGATCATTACCTTTGTTAGGAGTAATTATTTAGAATACAATTGAGTTGATCTTGAAACATGGAAAAAAACTGGACATGAACAAATGCAACTTATAATTTAAATTGACAAGCTATGCAAAAtgtttttatgatgtatgaagaCTATTAATTTAGGCTATTGACTACATTGAGTAGATTTGTTGTTGGTTGCTTAGAAATCTTATATACAATTGTCATAATTcgagaaatatacaaaattttgtTATTTACTTCAAGGATATGTAGGTTGTTCATCCATTGGCTTGTCCTCcaaaatctttttttcttttttgaagcaAGGTGTTAAATAAATGCTTGACTGTAGCCAATAATAAGTCTATTGTTGGGCAAGCTTTTTGTGCTATATTCAAGAATATGATCATCAACAATGTAGTGGTTGGTGTCCCTAAGAATGTTGTAGTATGAGTACAATAGAAGACGGTCTTTGTGTAATGGTGTGGCAAAAAAAGTAGGTGTAGCTTGTTTAATTCCTTTGTGTTGTGTACACACGTTACACCAATATGTCCATGCATAGATTGCAATTTTAAATATGTTGTTTGGCAAGCTATGTTCATCGACTGTGATTGTCCAACCATAATAATAAGAGCCATTAGCGAATGTTGAATATATCAACTCTTGACACGATATATTGTAGTTGAAGAAGACCCGTGCATCTTTAGTTTGGGTAGCTACCTCAGATAGTATTCTGCACACACCAATAGTTGAGTTAGGATAttattattgaaaataatattttctaaGGATATTAAGACAAAAAGTTAGGTGGAAATGAACACTTGGTTACATTCAATGATGAGATTTTGTGGTATATGCCATTTGTCTTTGACACCTATAAAACAAAAGTAGCAAAATGATTAGACACCTAGATTTGGTGTCAAATTGTGGAAGTAATTATATAGCTTGAATCAATAACGTAAACACacaattatatttttattagtGAATAAGAGAATCACCTATTGTAGATAGGTTGTTTGTAacttcatctccaaatcttatctTTTCTATTCTCACTTCTTCGTGCAAAATCTTTGTCAGCATAACCGTGAGGAGTGTTGGTGATAAAATTTCATTTTTATGTGACAAATGAACCACGATATATTGAAAAGGATTGACAGTGGGAATGCCAAGTCTGAGCATTAGGCTTAACCACATAAGAAATAATAAGAGAAAGCCTAGTATTATCGGTAAAAGGATTCATTTGAAGCAACTGAATCTTAGGCTAGCTTGAGACAACTTGTTGAATCCATCTTAATTAGTTTGAGATTAGTCCAAATCTTGTAAAGTCAATGATTGCTTTCAAGGTGTGAAATAATTTCATGTTGTCACATATGCATCTAGGTTGGGGATGCTAGTTTGTCATAGTAATTTTGAATCAAAGTGTTGATCTATAGGCGCTAAGAAAACATGTCCATACAACCACCACATTTCTAACTGGCATCTTAATGATAAGGTTTAGGATGTCCTCAAGATAGCTACCAAAAAAACATGTCCATACAACTACCACATTTCTAACTGGCATCTTATGATAAGGTTTAGGGTGTCCTCTAGATAGCAAGCACAACCATGAAGATCAACCATGGACACTTATTGATCAACTATATATGTAATGCAATAAGAATAGTTCATTAATTCAAACATTTTGAAAGCTtccttgcataatccattttgaatACATTCTACAATCATTTTATTTCATTCCTTACACGAgatctctttgaggcattttgtcaaacaattcaagtGCCTTGTCTATGATTCCACATTATGCATGCATGACTATCAtaacatttccaactataatatgtGACAAAAATTTCCCTACCATTATGCTTTGATGTAtgcccataccctattccaaagctcccattttggcacaaccAAGGAGGACACTGGCAAAGGTTGTTGAAATTTGGACACCTACCAATTACAttcacttgaaagtttctaaagattTTCCAATAAAtcctttttgtgcatatcctacaacatTTCAAGCCATGATacctttttttttaatagaaatattgtcGTGATTTGTCTATTCTTTGATGGATGTCCGTACCTTGttttcaaagcttccattttgaCACAtgtagggaggatgttggcaaagattgtggaatttggcttcacacctgccaattgcattttcttgaaagtttctaaagccttttcaatgaatccattatgtgcatatcgtacaatcatggcattccacgagaccacatttctttcagacattttgtcaaatagttagCGTGACTTATCGATGCTTCCACATTTTCAATACATGTCTACCAcaacatttccaactataatatatAACAAAAGTCCCCCTTCCATTATGCTTTAATAGATGTCCATACCTTATTCCAAAGCTTCCAATTTTGTATGGGCAGGGAGTATGCTGGcgaaagttgtggaatttggctttaccttGCCAATTGCATTTCCTTGAAAGTCTCTAATGCCTttccaacaaatccattttgtgcatatcctttgaTCATGAAAgtccatgagaacacatttctatgaggcattctatcaaacaagcCACATGCCTTGTCCATGCTTTCACATTTTGTATACATTTCTACCGTGGCTATTACAACTACGCCATCTGACAAAATTCATCTAATCTTTATACTTTTATGGATATCTATGCCCTATTGCAAATCTgccattttggcacaagctgggAAACATGGTATACATAATTGAATTTAGTTTCAAGAACACCAATACCAATTTTTGGTTAAAGACTGGGTATGCTCTCTCATTTACTAAAAAGAAATTCTAAGCATTCTTGAAACCTCATTAGAGGATTATATACAAAAACAAACACATTCATTTTTGTGTTTCCCCGTGAATGTGCTCTGCAAAGCATCCATAAGTTTTCGCAATGGATATTAACAAAAACTATTGGCATGCAAATAATCGATTTTCCCTTCCAATATACAATAACCTTTGGCATACGTATGCAAACTTGCATTTCAaataaaaatttcaagaaaagtatTTTCAAAGAATTAGAGGAAGCCTATTTGATCATATGAAGTTGACTGAAACATAATTCTGTATAAATCCTTGGTGTGCATTCTTAAAGAAGTGGCTTTGGTTCTTGCTATGAACATTTTCCTCAATGACGTTGAAATAAATTTCAATATACATGCAAACTATAAGCCCCTCCAAAATGAGATTAATTTATTTGGTGGATAGAAAGATTAGCCATTACTTTCAACCTTTGATTGGAAATAAGAACAAGGACATTTTTTTCACTTGAATAAATTTTCTTGCAATCATCACACTCAAAGATAAAAATGCATCATCAATGCAAATGATACAATGTATACCATTTTTTGCAAaaaccttgccttatttcttttTAGATCTTGTACTCATCCAAATAGAGAATGCTAGCAATCACATTTTATAGACAAGGCTTGCTCTAGCTACTAGGAACTAGAGTCATTGTTACTATTTTACACTATATTGATATGTTATTTCCCTTCGCTTTGCACTTCCATAGAGAGAGTCAGTCATAAAATATTAGTCTAAATCATGCACTAGTCAAGATAATGGTGTATCTCACCTATATAATTGCAATATGCAATACATTGTCTCTAATAACAGTTTCAATTGAAGCAACTGCCCTAGAGATCCTATAAGAAAGTGAAGAATTATTCCTAAAATTACAAGAGATGTCCCACACGCTATGATTTTAGGTTGTAAAGCCATGAATAAGCATGTCATACACAACATTCTCCGATTTAGTTGCAACAAGCGTTTCATACTTTTGCTCAAAAGAAACCTAGGTTTTTTAATCACTAGTTCTTGAAATCAAGATTGTGATTCTAAATAAATGGAGAATATAATTGATAGGTTTTGTGTCGTGAGATCCACAAGGAATTAGATATCCTTGGACGTCAAATTTGGCTACCTTGGAGCATTCAATAGTGGCAGATGACTAAATCTAGTTGTAAAGCTTCTGCTTGTATTTCCATTCCTTTCTCTTTGTTTGCTTGTGTGCGCACTTGTCGAAAATGAGTAGGTCTCTAGTTCGAGGTTCATCAGGGTCAGGATGGGGTAGGATTGCTAGCTATTTCTAGGGGTTTTGAGTTAAAAAATTTCCATTCCTTTCTCTTTGTTTGCTTGTGTGCTCACTTGTCGAAAATGAGGAGGTCTCTAGTTTGAGGTTCATCAGGGTTAGGATGGGGTAGGACTGCCAGCTATTTTTGGGGGTTTTGAGTTTAAAAATCATCCTACTCTGCAAGCTATAACttgtaaattcttaattctttgaaGATGTTATAAGACATGACATGAAAATGTTGATTCTAGAAACCCTTTTTATTTGTATTCGAAGGACAATATTAGAAATCTAACAGTAAACATCATCATGCCCTTTCTCAACATCATATACAATAAATGAATGAGGTCACATGGAAGTCCAAGATAAGTAGGGTGGAATATATAATCACCTTTATGTGGAGGGATGACTACATTTTACATGGTGGATATTTTGCAAACTTTGTAAAGATTGCTTGTTTGCAAATAAAATCAAAGTATAATTTAGATTTGGTCTTCTTCTTTATGCTGAAACCTATTACTACATGAAAAAGTTTCTCATGAAAATATTTTCTATATCCAAGAATTAGCACGTGTTTGGTTCtattaaatgatatagtctaaatttaaattttcattttaacTTTATAGTTTCAACACTATAATGAGTTAAAAGGAATTTTCAATAGTATAAAGATTGTTGCCTAGAATTAGATGGTCCAAGTTGGTTTAACAATATAAGGGAGAAGCAAAAATTAGTGCAATATATCTTTTTACCACATTTTGTGTTTCATGTAAAAGAATATTGCACTAAGCTTTTATTTCTAGCTCTCCATCGTAGTGAAAAGTGCTTGTCAATCAAAATCAACTATACAAAGAATTAATTGAAAAACTTTCCCCTCCTATTCAACTCGGTAATgtgtttttatttgcaaaatgttgaTGATTTAATTCCCTTCATTTGAGGTATTTAAGAAAATGGTTGTCTTATCTTATCCAAAGAAGTTCGCTTTGTCAACGATGGATTTGGGAAGTCTTTTATCCCTTTTCCTTGAGGTATTACTACACCTTCCAaattatttatgttttgtttttagtaaatatCAAATAAAGATAAGATGATTATAGAAAGTTGTTGTGAAATAGGTCTTGGTTGCATTTGCCTCAAAAATTTGCTTTGTCTTTACATTAGGGGGATTGCAGAGTTTCAAGAATTAGGCCTATTGAGTTCTTGACTATTTTTAAAAATCAAAGTTTAATCTACTAAGCATTGTATTCATTATGGCCTATTTGAGTTTATTTCATGTAAATAAAATTTGGACAATCAAAGGTTTATTTAGAACTAATGTTGGTTATAAATTTTGCATAGATATGGTAGTTACatataaatgtattttatatatttatgaAAAGACTAGTTTATAAGTTGCATACCATTATAATGATTGTTTATCTTTTACAATATTCCTTTGAGATGTAATTTTTAAGCCAATGGTATTTCCTATAACATTGAAGTCAAGATCTAGATAAATGTATTCTATGTACTAAGTGTCATCTATTTCTTAGATCTTACTAGGCAAGGATAAATTTCTTAGATCTTACTAAGTGTTATCTAGCACTAATATGTTTCTTTAATTTGTGTACATTTTGATTGATAATACACTCACTCTTGGATATTATTTAGATTATATTTCTTCCAAATAATGAAGAACTCAAATAATTTGttaaggaaaaacctaagaatagcatatttattttatttgggCCTCTCCCTCATATATGGCACTGGTTTGACTACCTTAAGTGTCATTGATTTCATGGTGTGCAATTTTCTCATGTATAATGAAGAGATGGTTGGTATCAACCATGAATGTGAACATATCACTATATCCATCACCAACTGGACATGCGTTGATGCCATTTTTAACCAAAGATTGAAACAAATGAGCAATTTGCCCTTTTTATTATGAGATCTTATTTATTTCACTACTCATACAAAGATTTAGGGGCTTCATCGTCAATGACCCTTTAGTATCTTAGGCTTGAGTGGTTTGATCATTTTTCTTCATAAGGTTGCCATCTTTATACACAAACAATTTTTAAAGAACTTATAGAATAGTTTAATGAGACAACAACTTCTCTTATGTATAGTAGATTTCTCTAATATATATTATTTGATGGTTAtattttgttattttgttatttatttttatagGTTGTAATCCTTAAATTTAACTTTTTGATTGTTCATAaagtttttatatatttaatgatttttgtaatgctttatatagaaaatgacattaacttagaattttaatttttaagaaaaatatataattataataattgacCTTTAAGTTTTCTTAATATAGAGGACTACTTGTATATCATACTATTGGttataaaataattcatttcaACCTCCTTTACAAAATTATCAAGTCAACATTTGCATTTGTGCAATTTAGCTATATGGGCGCAAAAATTATCTAATACACGCATAATCAATCCTAGACTTGTAGAAGTGAATTGGTAGAAAATGAACGATTGTTGCATCTTTACCTAGCTTGTTGTATATATGTTTGAAGAGGAGGGTATCTACATAAACAATTAGGATACTTGCTAGGTGAGGATTATGTTGTCCTTAGTCAAGTCTCTAGACAAACTGATACAACAATGATAACCTAAGTGGAAAACAACAAGCAAGTCAATATACTTAGTTAGGGATACAtgttgatgatgcaattaagatgcTCTATGGTGTTGCTATGATGCTTTTTATGTGAACGAGTTGTTCTAAAGATTTCTAGGTGATTTGCAAATCAATAATAAATGTCCTTCActacaacaacacaacaaaaaaaatcCACGTAAATGTATCCTAAGTCAGCTCACAACAACTAAAATAAAAAAGTTGACAAGGTACAAATTTAAactttagttttaaaaaaattgaagTTCAAATTCACTACCACAAAAATAACATGAATCAAATCCACACATACAAATCAATTTATAAAGATAAACAATgatgaaaaatgataaaatattattgACATACCTAAAAATAAATACTATTAACAAACTTATTATTACACCAACAAAATCTCCGAGATTCAAGTGGGTCCAAAACATTACCAAAATTTCACCATTAAAAATATTTACTAAGTTTTTTTAAGTTGGAGAACTTGGTTTTCACCAAAAAGCTGGAAAAGGATAACCAAGGGCGAGGACTTTGAGCACATTAAAACAACCAACCAGATCGCATGAGCATCTCACAATACAAactccacaattttttttttttaattactcaTTCAAACAATGTCTTTACAAAGATTTACACAGCAGGAAAACGATGTTCATCTATTCACCACAATGAAATTCTGTTCAGCAATTCATCTCATCCGTTAATAAACGCGCAACCGAGCATTTCCAGTCATATGACAGAACACGGAACACTGTGCATTTCATCTACCACTCAAGAGGATTCGATCCCGCGACATACAAATGTTTTCCGTTACAATAAAACTCAAATAAATGTCCGCAGATGAGAAAAGTATCAGCTTTTCTCCCGATCAATAAGCCATTTGAGCTGCTCAAAGTCGTCTGTATGGCAAGGGAGCGTCAGGGCCCCCCTGTTATGGTACCCGAATTCCATTTCCGCCTCCACAAGAAGCTTAGAAATGAAGGGATGGTATAAATAGAGTATGGGAATCACATAGCGATTCTTCTCCTCGCCTACATAAATGGCCACGCATCCCTTTGGAACACCTTTCTTTCTACAGGAAGACTGCAAAGGGCGGACGAGGGTTCCATTTCCAGTCTCGGGCTTCTTCAGGGAAGGTCTCATGCAGCCGGGGATTCGACCCCGAGACCTGAGCAAGGATATTTTCGACCTCAGGCAGTGAAAGAGGCGCCGGATTTGCCTGCTAAAGAGGCATAAAAGGCTGAGCTTCACCTTTCTGGCGTTGAAAATCCGTCTGCCCACTTTGATCTTCATGGCCACCTGCAAATTCTGCGCTATACAGTTTCCAGTCTGTGAAATGCTCCCAACATTAGGAcggacatttttcctgcatattctGTCTGTGCAGGTGGAATGAATTTATATTTTGTATTGTGGTGTAGAAAGTCAAAGATAAAGATGAAGTCCCAATCCGTGGTCCGTATGTACGGGTGTTACGTAAGGAAATGGAAGTCTCTTTCAAAAGTTTAGATCTTTGTTTTGGactaatttaaaatattattcagTTTAACagttcaaaattaatttttttgaaatatttatttatttttaagtagaGATCAagtgtaaaattgttattgattgttttttttttaattttagtgatGTTTTGAGTAGATTTTTTTGTTTTACATGTTATATGAGTATATCTAAAATCAACATGTGAAAGTGGATTTGGTGTCACATAATTCACACATTATAGTGTATTATTGAAATTGTGAGATTAGCATGCATCACgtcatttatcaattttttttgacTCATTTCGATTGTGTCTTATTGTAATAGTATTTTGATGTTTTAAGTGGAATGTTTATTTTACTTGCTTTAGATGGTTATATATAAAGTCAACATTTGGAGGTGGGTTTGGTGCAAAATGTTTGACATATTATAATGTAAAATTGTAATGGTGAGATGGCATACACATGTCATTTATCATTTTTTGGGTCCATTTTGATAGAATGTCTTATTGTGATTCTACATATTGATAGGTGGTATACTTTTGTGTTTGGTTTGATTTGTGATTTGATTTACACTTACCTCCATACACTTGTCCATGCCATGAAACTATTGTTTTAATTGTAAGATTCATTTTTGAGTTGTTGGGATCGACTTAGTCCAATTTCAATGAATGTAGGAAtgaatcaaaaaatttaaatgttcAAATTCGCTTTCCCACTAGTCATTATGAGCCAACTTGGTACACATTTGCACAATATATTGTTATATCATTATATTGAAAACGTTCAATATACACCTAATAACAAGCATTATATCACAATCATatcatattttaaatattatactaattattatcttttatttaacatatatttaaaatatttattattaattaatttaaattattatatatatatatatatatatatatatatatatatatatatatatatatatatatatatatatatatatataattttatatacttaaaattattataattcataatatatattaatatgtaCATTATATTGATATATATGTGCACACGCGTGTGTATGTGTCTATATTATCGGTGAAAGTGCAAGGGTTTTTTGCCCTGGCCCTTACTCCAAGTGAagccacaaacgggggacctccTCCCCGACATTAACACTCACCCGCCTTTCTTCTCCTTCATGGTGTCCTCTTTTtcttctcccttctctctcttttctCTGTGGGGTTTGAACCTTCGTGGCACCATTAACAATGCCACTTTTTTACCATCACACTGCGGGGTCaagcctgtgtgtgtgtgtgtgtgtgtattatgtaagtatatatgtatgtatgcatgtatatacatatacatatacatacgtacgtatatatatgtgtgtgtgtgtgtgtgtgtgtgtgtgtgtgtgtgtgtgtgtgtgtgtgtgtgtgtgtgtgtgtgtgtgtgtgtgtgtgtgtgtgtgtgtgtatatgtatatgtatatgtatatatgtatatatacatatacatatacatatatatatatatacatatacatatatatatatatacatatacatatatatatatatatatatatatacatatacatatatacatatatatatatatgtgtgtgtgtgtgtgtgtgtgtgtgtgtgtgtgtgtgtgcacacacacaatCTGACATAATCATAATTAACATCTTAATAATTTATCAGTAATCACAATATATATTTGTAATACCAATTTGTTTATTTGAcataaattcaagaaaataaattaatatttatttatttgagatgTCAAGTAATTATAACAATCAATATCTattttagaaattgaaaaatagagatgAAATTGATAGAACATAATATTATTAGAGGTCAAACCCTTATAATATtatagaaattccataaaatgacatcctcctaatgcccctttttgtaaattgaattttgatggatcctcccatggaaaccttggtgattcaggaatagggatagtttttcgtgatcatttgggttctttattagcattaaaagctatgccaatttctcctggcacaaataatatcgctgaggcttgtgctcttttagaaggtcttgctatggctaaggatttgaatttcaaataccttcatattgaaggtgattcaactattgtcattaatgcttgcaaggcaagaaaagctgataattggcatttctggtatattcttgaacaaatatggactcttcttgatacatttgagcatctcatcatctcacatgtttatcgtgaaggtaatgcattggttgattggctcgctaatatgggttgtgacaaaactgttattgattcctctcgattggggggtgatttgatgagcttcccaaacctattaattatagcccgtagagagttgaggatttaatctttcttattatatgattgcttgtttatacgagttgatattctcttctcttggtgaggtatttcttttcataattccatttggttttgatttgaggtacttttctttatttgatcatcacttggcattcattaatgatgagttggttgttattgatgttgttcgtgtgtttggtactctcttctggtgcggaatatggagatatttattttcacattgggaatccgtccttcatatgtcatttaaagtttgacGTAGCGTTGTTTGCATGATTATCTCTGTacgccgcttcttttggtttgtcatttTTGTATGATATATcgcctctttcttttcatttacgacataaaaattttg includes:
- the LOC131044152 gene encoding uncharacterized protein LOC131044152, which translates into the protein MEGADKFRCIAVWGVIMMIISMVYGEEEAEVPSPSLVTGSASMAIVPSLATTLFIAVFAYRICRKNVRPNVGSISQTGNCIAQNLQVAMKIKVGRRIFNARKVKLSLLCLFSRQIRRLFHCLRSKISLLRSRGRIPGCMRPSLKKPETGNGTLVRPLQSSCRKKGVPKGCVAIYVGEEKNRYVIPILYLYHPFISKLLVEAEMEFGYHNRGALTLPCHTDDFEQLKWLIDREKS